The sequence below is a genomic window from Candidatus Limnocylindria bacterium.
GAACGGGCGCTGGTGAACGGAACGATCCGCGAAACACCGAGTTGCGTCACGGCCTCCACGACCTCCTCGTCGTGATCGCCCCGCAGCACCGGTAGCGCGAGCGTGAGCGCGACGGTCGGCTCCCCTGGCGTGAAGCCGCGTTCGCGAACGACCGCGGTCACGGACGTCGGCCGCACGGTCTCCAGAGTGACGACGGCCTCGGCGCCGTCGGCCACGAGCGCGACCTCGTCGCCAGCGCGCAGGCGCAGGACAGTCGCGATCTGCCGCGCCTGCGCGCCGGTGAGCGTCACGCGGTCCGCGCGCAGCGTCTCGGCACCGACAAAGAAGCGGTGCACTAGCGACGCAGCGCGAGCGCGACCCAGTCGTCGCGCTCGTTGCGATCGAGGACTTCGAGGCGCACGTGCGAGAACGCCTCGCGCGTCGCGGCCTCCGACGGCGCGCTGATGCCGGCGAGAAGGAGCGTGCCGCCACTCGTGAGTCGCGCCGCGAGGTGCGGCGCGATGCGCTGAAGCACCGGCGCGACGATGTTCGCGATGACGACCTCGAAACGACCAGGCACGTCTGCGGCGCTTCCGACCCCGACCGGGATCGCGATGCCGTTGCCGACCGCGTTCTCACGCGCCGCGTCCACCGCGAGCGTGTCCGTATCGACGGCGACGACGGGAGACGCGCCGCGCTTCGCCGCGGCGATCGCGAGGATCCCCGAGCCGGTACCGACATCGAGAACGCTCTTGCCCTCGAGTGCCAACGTGGAAAGCGCTTCGAGGCACTGCTGCGTCGTCGGATGCAGACCAGTGCCGAACGCCATTCCGGGATCGAGGACGAGCTCGACCGCGTCACCAGAGGCCTCGGACCACGTCGGCCGGACGACGAAGGCACCGATGCGGATCGGCACGAACTCCGCCTTCCAGCTCTCGAGCCAGTCATTGTCGTCGACGAGCCGCGCGGTGAGCTCGCCGATCGGGCCGAGGCCGAACGCCTGAAGGTGGCCGAGCGCGTCACGCACGTCCGACACCTTCGCGAAAACGTCGGCGTCCTCGATGAGGTACGCCTTCACCGTGTGGTCGGCGCCGCGTCCCCGCTCGAGCGGGACTTCGACCGCGATGCCGTTGTACCCGACGCGCGACAGGATCTCGCTCACCGCTTCGACGGCTTCGGCGTGCGCGGGAACGGCGATCTCGAGCCAGCGGATCGGCGGCGTCATTCGCCGCCGATGGCGTCCTTGATGCGGTCGAAGACGTTGCGTGCGTCGCCCTCGTCGTGCTGCTCGGGCGCGCCCTCGATCTCATGCAGCTGGCGGTAGAGCGCCTTCTGCTCTTTCGTCAGCGTGCGCGGGATCGCGACATCGAGGTACACGAGCTGGTCGCCACGGCCCGATGAGCCGAGATGCGGCACGCCCTTCGCGCGCAGACGGACCATCTGCCCGTGTTGAGCGCCGCTCGGCACCTTCACGGCCGCGGTCGCGCCTTCGATCGTCGGGACCTCGAGGTCTGCCCCGAGCGCGGCCTGCGCCGGTGAGATCCGGAGCACGTGCACGAGGTCGTCGCCCTCGCGACGGAAGAACGCGTGCTCGCGAAGCCGGATGAGCACGTAGAGATCTCCTGAGGG
It includes:
- the prmA gene encoding 50S ribosomal protein L11 methyltransferase gives rise to the protein MTPPIRWLEIAVPAHAEAVEAVSEILSRVGYNGIAVEVPLERGRGADHTVKAYLIEDADVFAKVSDVRDALGHLQAFGLGPIGELTARLVDDNDWLESWKAEFVPIRIGAFVVRPTWSEASGDAVELVLDPGMAFGTGLHPTTQQCLEALSTLALEGKSVLDVGTGSGILAIAAAKRGASPVVAVDTDTLAVDAARENAVGNGIAIPVGVGSAADVPGRFEVVIANIVAPVLQRIAPHLAARLTSGGTLLLAGISAPSEAATREAFSHVRLEVLDRNERDDWVALALRR